The genomic window TAATATATTCTTTATACTCTGATCAACAAGCAGGATTAAGTAATGTACGCAGGGTAAAAACCCTACGGAGTTTGCACACAACAGTAGCTTGGCAAGGACAGACATGTAAGGCCAAGATTCTCATTACTACAAAAAATGACTTTTTTATCATACGCATGTCTAGTCTGGCAGATAAATGATCCCGAATTGCACCAGACATGTCGCCTCACCCAGTTCTCTTTTTATATTGGTGGAAAATGTTGAAAAGTACAACAGATCCAAACCAGTTTCAATTGCGTCGCCTATGTAAGTGAAGCTGATTGGCTCCCGGGGCTGTGACCGCTTGCGGTTGGCTAGCCCAGAAGGTATATATACAACGGTTCCCGAGAGGAGGCAGCAAACCTACAGAAGTCGCCAACAGACTAACAGAACGTAGCACTCCAGTGTACACAGGTTACGACAGAGCAGACCAGTACTAAGGACAAGATGGTTATAAATTCTACTTCACCGATGGTCGTGGTGGCCAACAGGCTTCCGTTCACAGTGCAGAAAAACCCAGAGACAGGACAGATGGAGAGGAAGCACTGGTGAGTAGGAAAGACCTTTTGTATATTTCCTTTGACGCTGAATACATCAAGCAGTGTTTGGGTACATTTTCTTGCATTGGATACGTGTTATTTAATCATAATtgatcattacttattattacatGGAAAGTTATCATTACTTCTCAGTAGTTGTTTAGTGTTTGATGTGAATTATTACGGTGGTTAGTAATATACCAACTGAATTTCAATCGCTGAGAGACAAACTCAAAGAAGTGAGTGATGAAATAGAATatcatttaaatgtatatttgcAAACGTGTCGTGCCATAGATTTTCCTATTTTTCGATAATAATGCAGTTGCTAGCTCATCAGTACCCTGCCTTTGACATAATACTGTTACCTTATTAAAGTGAAATGACGGCCAGGTGCTTTGTTAACTGGTTTTCAGACCATAGTGTTCTCATCCTACACTAATGCGTGAAATCTGGCGGTTATTTATAGTGAACTAAGACCACTGTAGATTTCCCAAAAATGCTTAATAACAGCAAGGTGATGATATAGTACATGATATGATACAAACCATCAGTAAGAATTAAATGTGTACCATTCATAGTGGATTatacaatattatgattataacattcGTAAAGTAAGTTtcagaaagaaatgataagatgCCATACGGATTCCTTAAAATGTTATCAACATAAAAATCTACGGTATTTTTTGTCCCGTTTTCAAACACGAAGCTTCATCTAATAACACATTTTTTGTTAAATAGGCTGGAGAAAGACAGGGAATGGAAATGGGAAATTTTTGAATATTGGAATTTAGAAAGTGATATGATTTACAGAGAGACGGATGAAAttagtgtattttttatatataagtttcAACCGCTTCCTATCAATCAAGACTTTTTCATGTAGAACATTTTCCCAACTAGATTCCGTGAACTTCCAGCCTCGAGATAACACTAAGAGTATAGAATGACACAGAATTACCGTGAAAGAACTCTGCAACCCAGAAAACCATTCCCCAAATGAGacctcaatcacacacacacacacacacacgcacatatctttACAAAATCTTTGCGTATAATCACACCCACGTTTCCTTACAGCGCTGGCGGATTGGTGACAGCCGTTGCCCCCGTAGTCGTGGAGACAAAGGGCTTGTGGGTGGGGTGGTCGGGTCAGCACCAAGAAGACGGCGTTGTGGAAATTCCTGAAGCTAATCCTAATGATCAGTCCCCTACAGCAGGTCTCAAGAGCTGGCAGGTACGTTTGCTTCGCtttgattttcatttatctatttatttattttgaaagggGTGGTTCTTTTTTCTTGGGTTGTATTTTTGTCGGTGGTTTTTTATTGGGTTGGTTGACGGTCAGTCtggatgtttgtctgtttgtctctctctctctctctctctctttctctctctctctctctctctctctctctctctctctgtcactcactcattctctccctctctctctctccgtccatctctctttcttctccttctgtcttaaGTCTGCTTAGATTACTTCTCAACATTTGAAAATCAACCTTGATATGGCAGTTACTCGAGGTTATTGCCAGCTTTAGTCGCTGACCCTTATAAACTTTTGCAGGTGAAACCGATGATGTCACAGAAAACTCTCTTTGACAATTACTACAATGGTTGCTGTAACGCTACCTTTTGGCCCTTATTCCACTCCATGCCAGACAGGGCTATCTTCCAACAAGACAAATGGGAGGTACGTATGACAGCATAAGCTACTTCATAGGGAATCAGTTCATTTTACTAACTGCCGTTGCGTGTAAAAATGTTCTGTTTATCATGTTATGTTGTAAGTAATCTTAATTTTTAAACATTCTTTTCCAGGCGTACAGGGAAGTCAACGAGCAATTTGCAAAGCTGACGGTCGAGGCGGTACAGAGCTTATCGGAATCCAATCCTGAGAGCATTCCCCTCGTTTGGCTCCACGACTACCACCTCATGATGGCCGCCAACAGCATCCGGGACAGGTGCGACAGGCTGGGCCTGCAAATTAAGATGGCGTTCTTCCTGCACATCCCTTTCCCCTCGTGGGACATCATGCGGCTCTTCCCTTGGGACGATGAGCTCCTGCAGGGGATCCTTGGCTGCGACTCCGTGGGCTTCCACGTGGAGGATTACTGCCTCAACTTCATCGACTGCTGCCAGAGGCGTCTGGGCTGCCGCGTGGACCGCGAGCAGATGCTGGTGGAGCACAACGGACGCACGGTGTCGGTGCACCCTCTGCCCATCAGCATTCCCTATGACAGATTCGTCAGCCTGGCAGAGAAGGCGCCGCAGGTGGTCAAGAACAACGAGCAGGAGCAGCTGTTGCTGGGTGTCGACAGGCTGGACTACACCAAGGGCCTCGTGCACAGAATCCGCGCTTTCGAAACGCTGCTGCAAAAGCACCCTGAGCACATTGAGCACGTCACGTTCCTCCAGGTTGCAGTGCCCTCCCGAACGGACGTCAAGGAATACCAGGAACTGAAGGAGGACCTCGACCAGTTAATTGGCAGAATAAACGGACGTTTCTCGACGCCCAACTGGTCGCCGATTCGCTACATCTACGGGTGTGTGTCTCAGGAGCAGCTGGCTGCCTTCTACCGAGACTCATCAGTGGCTGTGGTAACTCCCCTGAGGGACGGCATGAACCTGGTGGCCAAAGAGTTTGTCGCATGCCAGGTGGGCGAACCAGGTGTTTTAATGCTATCTCCATTTGCTGGTGCTGGAACATCAATGCATGAGGCACTGATAGTGAACCCTTATGAGACAGCGGAATTTGCTGAAGTTATGCACCGTGCCCTCACCATGCCAAGGGATGAAAGAGAACTTCGAATGCAGCAACTTCGTCATCGTGAACGTGAACATGATGTGAACTTCTGGCTTCAGTCATTCCTCAAATCGGTGGACTGTCTGGCAGACAATAATCTTACACCAGGACGTCTCCTCCCACTGAGAGAAGAAGACTTCAGTCATTTCCTGGCCTCTTACGTCACAGAGTCCTCACGTTTAGCTCTGATTCTAGATTATGACGGCACCTTGGCCCCCATCGCACCTCATCCAGATTTGGCTCAGATGCCTGAGGAGACCCGTCGCGTCCTGGAGCGCTTGGCTCACATGCCTGACGTTAATGTGGCCATCTTGTCAGGACGTTCAATGCAAAACGTGAAAGCCATGATAGGAATCGAGGGCATTACTTATGCCGGTTGCCATGGCTTCGAAATTCTTCATCCAGATGGAACTTTGTTCATGCATCCTATACCTCATGAATATGAGGTCCAGTTAGAACAGCTTAAGAAGCAGCTGGAGGAGGAAGTATGCAAAGATGGCGCATGGCTGGAACAAAAGGTATCGGGAATAACATTCCACTACCGGGAGGTACCAGAGGACAAACAGCAAGCTATTATGTCACGAGCACATGAACTGTTCCGAGCAAATGGGGTTAAGGTCTATCAGTCTCCCATGGCATACGAGACACGGCCCCCTGTTACCTGGGACAATGGTCGGGCTGCTATTTACCTTCTGCGCACACTATTTGGCCTCGACTGGTGTGACCGTGTTTCTACCATCTTCGCAGGCGATGACATTTCAGACGAGGACGCCATGCGAGCGCTGCAGGGCATGGCGGTCACCTTCAGGGTCACGACCTCTCCCAATCTGCGCACGGCTGCTACCTACCGTCTCCCCAACACAGACGCTGTCCTCACCATGCTCAAGTGGGTAGAGAAGAGGCTCAGTTCGCGGCTGCCTATTCCCAACGGCCGTCGATCGCGAACGACGAGCTTCTCCAATTCAAACAACCACTCTCCTCCCCACGCCCCTTCTTCCCCGGGGCGATCCAGGGCCAATTCAAGCAGCCCGCCCCCGGAGCCGAACAAACAGGTGATGGTCATGTCCGACAAAGTGTACCATCAGCTGATTTCCAGGAAGAGTTCTCCTCCACGAAGCAGCGTGTCGCCAGTCAGCTCTCCGTCTCGCTCTACGGTGTGAGCTCACTGCTTCACCCTCGGAGGTCGGAGGATGAAAGCCTCAAATCATGAGAGTTGAGGCGCTCGGCAACAGAAGCCACCTCAGACATGCAGCTTCGGTTAACTCTTCCAGAAGGGCGAGGACCACGGGCGTGAACGCCCTTTCTGGAGTACAAGGAGTGCAGGAGAAGTTTATGCtttactctatctatctgccaaccaCCCGACTGCGGCTCCTGGCTAACGTCTATTGTGCTGCTTTCAGAGGAAGTTTtagtacaaatatatgaatattttgaatGGAGGGCAAATTGTTTCTTGTGAATGAGTGAATAGCAGTTGATCGAGCAGTGAGGTGTTCACCTATGGAACTTTTGTGAAAGTGTTATTGTAAGTAACATCTGCTTTGTATTCATGCACTGGAAAAGATATATACAGTATTAATAGTACATACTTTTATTGCTTGCTAGTCAGCTAAAAATGCTTCCGTTTCTTTTACCATATATGCTGTTTTGTATAGTGATGGATCGGATCATTTTATTCCATCTTTTGCATTTGTATCCGAAGGAAATTTCCGCCAGTGTTGGAAACTAATGGACAAGACTTTCATGTCTGATaaagatatgtaaatgaataagtaaatagataatacaGAAACTATTGTCATCTCTTTCCCCGTCACGATGTTGCCAACACCACATGTATTCATCTTGCCATTCCTTTATTTAAAAAAGTATCTtccataacaataaaaaaggaaaaaaaattatactaaaactaaacaaaaaatatatattataaaagaaGTTTAATTATCTAAAGTATACACATACCGGCATATTCTTAAGTTACACAGGAGATGTGATGCACGAAGAGTACACGCTGTATGTTGTGcacgcacttgtgtgtgtgtgtgtgtgttcattaagaTACCCGTAAAGAATCCTGAATATGCATACGTGTGCATGTTGTACATACATAATGAAACGCAAGCACATGATCACAATTCTGCAGTAACTTATGTCCTTGAAAGAAATCACTTACACAAGCAGTATATTTACATGAAACTAAacatgttctttatttatttcctgtaCATTGATTATAACCATGATAGGATGAAGTACTATGGCTGTAAAGGTtgataaaaaattaaacaaaacattaaatatctatatagagTAGTTTCCCCCTTTATATTGGTTTTCTTTGCCACTTTACCGTTCACTCTCTAAGGATTTTAAGGATAAACTACTGAAAATATTAACCTAAATGTCTCGGTAGATCCCAGATTCGCTTCTGTTAAAGCTAAATTAAACTGTTTTCTTTTCAGCTTCTCTTTTATCATCTAACCTTTTCTTTGGCATACCACGGTAAACGGTAATGCACCAAAtttcaaacaaaaccaaaacaaaagttaACATAAGTAGAACTTTCCAATATCATCAAGTTTGGTCGTTCTAGAAATGCTCGACTGAATGGCACGCTTCCAAATTCCGGAAAAAAATCACTTGATACCTGATATTCCACCATACAGGTTGATGCATGTTTTGTACTTCACCAGCAATCAAAAACCTTAGAAAGTCGTTTGAAACTATATGGAAAAATACTTTTCAGCCAGTGACTGGCGACTCTCAAGACGCttgacaaacaaagaaacgaggCACGTAATAAAGGAAAGAATTTTACTTCCACAAACACTTCTTACTTCCACAAACGCCAGCAAGCTCAACGCACCTCATTTCATCCTTTTCTAGCAAAAGAGTTGTAATAGTCTTGCTGTGTATGTCCCTCTGGTGTGGAGCTCGAACCATGAGAGCCGCTCCTTTCCGCATTTCCCCCAAAGAACGCGTAGCCATGTTTCGTAAGGAGCCGCGTGACGGTTGTATGCCAGTGCCAACTGTAGCTGGGGTCGATCGTCCGAGCTCTTAATCTATTGACTTCTGGTAAATATACttaagtgtatatttatgtttgtatgtatatgtacatagatacacacacacacacacacacacacacacacacacacacacacacacacacacacacacacacacacacacacacacacacatatatatatatatatatatatatatatatatatatatatatatatagagagagagagagagagagagagagagagagagagagagagagagagagagagagagagagagacagacagacagagacagagacagagacagagagaaagagagagagagagagagatgttcatatatatgtacatgcatatgtatatatatatatatatatatatatatatatatatatatatatatatatatatatatatgtgtgtgtgtgtgtgtgtgtgtgtgtgtgtgtgtgtgtgtgtgtgtgtgtgtgtgtgtgtgtgtgtgtgtgtgtgtatgtgtgtatataggtgtgtgtatacgtatatatatatatatatatatatatatatatatatatatatatatatatatatatatatatatatatgagtgtgtgtatacgtatatatctatctatctatctctctctctctctctcactctctctctctctctctctctctctctctctctctctttctctctctctctctctctctctctctctctctctctctctctctctctctctatatatatatatatatatatatatatatttacacatatatatatatataaatatatatatatataaataaataaataaataaatatatatatatatatatatatatatatatatatatatatatatatatatacatatacagacacacacacacacacacacacacacacacacacacacacacacacacacatatatatatatatatatatatatatatatatatatatatatatatatatgtgtgtgtgtgtgtgtgtgtgtgtgtgtgtgtatgcatgtgtgtgtgtgtgtgtacgtgtgtgtgcttgtgtgtgtgtatgtatgtatatttatatatacatatgtatatacatatatgtatttatgtatgtatatgcacacacacacacacacacacacacacacacacacacacacacacacacacacacacacacacacacacacacacacacacacacacacacatacacatacacacacacacacacacacacacacactcacatatgtatatgttcatgtatatatatatatatatatatatatatatatatatatatatatatatatatatatacatatatatatatatatatatatatatatatatatatatatatatatatatatatatatatacatattcatatacatatacatatatctactatccatccatatatctatctatatatctatacctatatatacaattatgtatgtatatgtatatatacacacacacacacatatatatgtgtgtgtatatatatatatatatatatatatatatatatatatatatatatatatatatgtgtgtgtgtgtgtgtgtgtgtgtgtgtgtgtgtgtgtgtgtgtgtgtgtgtgtgtgtgtgtatatgtatatatatatatatatatatatatatatatatatatatatatatatatatatatatatatatacacacacacacacacacacacacacacatacacacacacacacacacacacacacacacacacacacacacacacacacacacacacacacacacacacatatatatatatatatatatatatatatatatatatatatatatatatatatatatgcataataaaaggaaaaagaggattaCATGGGAATAGTACAAAAATATCACACTCCTGAACTAAATAAGCATTGCGCAGTATACAGTGAAGAACATGAAATGACGATATAGAACATACGATTATTATATAATccgatagtaatagtagtatcaatagtaatgctaatactccctatgtataaatatgaaagaAGTTAGCGATATAATGAACACTGAACGAATCCGTAAACTACACCCATGCTCAAAAAGACGCATATGGATCATGGAGGCttaatacttttatttcttttttgtaatttgaATATTTGTAGTTTGGCAGTAATTGTGTATACGTAAGTGTGTTTATACAGTTCAGCTGTAgattttatacatgtacataatgaTTTCATTTCGAGCTTTTCTTACGGTTTATTCTCCAGCTTCTTATGATAGCTAGCGTCTTAATCTCCAAATTATTCTTTTCCAATGATTCATAATCTTGCTTCGGACTGTAGGTCTTCTGCTAGACGGACAGACAATCTCTACATTAATAGATCggaaaaagaatatttttttcttcaaaatggcACGCAAATGTTCACAAAACTGTACTTGTTAGTTCAAAGTATTTGCTGTTAGttacaagataaaaaagaaaaaaaaaaaaaaaagaaaaggctaaTGGACTATCTGAAATAGCTCCAGAGTTATGGCTTTCTGAAAATCGAAGCTTTAAACGCACATTTCTCTCTTACACGTGGCGCTTTGTACTACACGAGGTTCAGTTGATCGATGGTCACAAACACGAAAGAAAATTATAAGTCCGACCCTATTAGACGGTGAGTAAGTAAATCCTGTGTCGGTGTAATAATTCCTGTGGAGTGAAATAAAATTCAGAGGCAAATGCTGAGCACTAATTACCAGAGGAGTGGTAAGGAAGGTAGTGACCTTCTTAATGTCTCTTTCAGGGATTGTTTTCAAACATTTAAGATTATTTCACATCCATAAGCTACATCAGTTGGGAAAGGAGAAGCGAAGAGACGACAAGCGAagcattttgtttattgttagaACCGGCAAGATCCTTGAATTTGATGAAATGCGCtaacctcttctctttctgtatggAGGACGGAATGATTGAGAAAATTCGAACCCTCTCGCTCTGCATGACTAGAGAGAAGTGAGCGAAACCAAACCTTTTAGTTTAGTTCAGTTCACTCTAAGTCGGTGCCTTACGTGAGTGCTTTCGGCTTCTGAAGCAGTGAACTTTACTGGTTTGATGGGAATGTCGCAAAATGCATCAGGTGAGCAAAGGTTGTTTATTTTTGCAGAACTTAATAGTGGAAGCTGGTTGAATTATTGAAAAAGAGGCTGAAAGTGCACAAATATCAGGGGCTGAAAGGAGAATTGATGAAAGCAAGACTGATAATGAAAGGTAatgaaagtagaaataataataatgattattactatatttatagtaacaataataatgatgatgatagaatgataataatgacgatggcaatACATTAAATATGGAATAAATTACCTGTAAGAGTAAAGCATGTAAACATGTATTAGATAATTCCCTTCCGTTTCAGAATTATGTTCAGTATATAAGAACAGAGTATTTCCATGATACAGATTTAGTCTATAGGATATAATGAATGCCATCAGCTATTCTTAAAGCTGTTGTACTTGTGTACAGCCGGGTTTTTTCCCGACGTTTACGGCCTACGTGACACCTGTAATGCGACAGGAATACTTGCGGCTGGCCACTGGCCGTCACCCGGCCTCTGATTGTTATctggaaaatgtaaacaaagatcaTGTGCAAAACACATGGGCGCACCGATGACGTCATATGGGGAATTCCCAAAGGGTGTTTGGCGCGAATTCTAAAGCTTTATTTTCTGATTCAGAAATGCTTTAAGAAAATGAAGACACCCTTATTCGCATTCAGCATAAGATaagacttatttatttatttattttttctgggagagtatctgcatatatatatatatatatatatatatatatatatatatatatatatatttatatatatatgtatgtatatatatatatatatatatatatatatatatatatatatatacacacatataaatatatatctaaatgcacacacacacacgcacacacacacacacacacacacacacacacacacacacatatatatatatatatatatatatatatatatatatatatatatatatatatgtaatgcttgGGTAAATCAGCTTATTTCATCAGCTGAAATTTCAAGATCTGCACGTTTCCCTTGGGCAGTTCCTACTCACGTGTacaccccttccgtcctctcgatTTTGCATATGTCATAGGCTTAGGCCTAGAGAAGGCAGGGCGTATCTCTATTATCTATTGCCGTGTACCTAGCTTTATGACTGGTAGGGGGTCTTGACCCCACTTAATTGGCAATGGAGGGCAACTCCTTGTGGTTCCACAAGAAATGGTGATTAAGGGGATACCCTTGATCACCTAGATATCGGCCAAATGGGCCTGGAAATATTTCTGGGGGCTCCGGTTCCCTCCTATCAGAGGCCTCTGCCTCATCTAGAAACTAACATAGACCTAAGCCATGTAGAGCTAGAAGCCTAATGCTACCTGATCCTGCCTGGTGCCAGTGCAAATGGTGATCTCAGCAAGTTTACATTCATGGGCTACCTGTACCTCTGACCCTGGACCATGCATTATGATACATGTGCCAAGGCCTCCCAAGGACTACATACATTGGATGTCATAGCCATAGGACTAAATAGAGATGCTTTGGCAATGCTCATTTAAAAGTCTCTTGGCTCAGTATGGGTGTtgagtgtttctgtatatatatatatatatatatatatatatatatatatatatatatatatatatatatatatatattatatatatatatattcatacatacattggaTGTCATAGCCATAGGACTAAATAGAGATGCTTTGGCAATGCTCATCTTAAAATCTATTGCCTTAGTATGGGTGTTGTGTTTCTGGTTCATGTTAGTCAGAAATACTTGCTGACACCTGTGAACCCAAATCATCAGGAAATCACGCAAGTCGTCTTTTTCGCCGAATTCCATCATTATTCAATTCAGACTGTCGAgtccaaataaaaaacaacaggaaataacgaaaaataa from Penaeus vannamei isolate JL-2024 chromosome 5, ASM4276789v1, whole genome shotgun sequence includes these protein-coding regions:
- the LOC138861845 gene encoding uncharacterized protein, which produces MVINSTSPMVVVANRLPFTVQKNPETGQMERKHCAGGLVTAVAPVVVETKGLWVGWSGQHQEDGVVEIPEANPNDQSPTAGLKSWQVKPMMSQKTLFDNYYNGCCNATFWPLFHSMPDRAIFQQDKWEAYREVNEQFAKLTVEAVQSLSESNPESIPLVWLHDYHLMMAANSIRDRCDRLGLQIKMAFFLHIPFPSWDIMRLFPWDDELLQGILGCDSVGFHVEDYCLNFIDCCQRRLGCRVDREQMLVEHNGRTVSVHPLPISIPYDRFVSLAEKAPQVVKNNEQEQLLLGVDRLDYTKGLVHRIRAFETLLQKHPEHIEHVTFLQVAVPSRTDVKEYQELKEDLDQLIGRINGRFSTPNWSPIRYIYGCVSQEQLAAFYRDSSVAVVTPLRDGMNLVAKEFVACQVGEPGVLMLSPFAGAGTSMHEALIVNPYETAEFAEVMHRALTMPRDERELRMQQLRHREREHDVNFWLQSFLKSVDCLADNNLTPGRLLPLREEDFSHFLASYVTESSRLALILDYDGTLAPIAPHPDLAQMPEETRRVLERLAHMPDVNVAILSGRSMQNVKAMIGIEGITYAGCHGFEILHPDGTLFMHPIPHEYEVQLEQLKKQLEEEVCKDGAWLEQKVSGITFHYREVPEDKQQAIMSRAHELFRANGVKVYQSPMAYETRPPVTWDNGRAAIYLLRTLFGLDWCDRVSTIFAGDDISDEDAMRALQGMAVTFRVTTSPNLRTAATYRLPNTDAVLTMLKWVEKRLSSRLPIPNGRRSRTTSFSNSNNHSPPHAPSSPGRSRANSSSPPPEPNKQVMVMSDKVYHQLISRKSSPPRSSVSPVSSPSRSTV